The following nucleotide sequence is from Egibacteraceae bacterium.
GACCGCCCCCGCGACCGGCGTCTGCTCACGCCCCTGCAGGGTGAACAGCTGGCGCACCCGCACCTTCTCGCCGGTCCGGGCGACCGTCAGGGTGTCGTCGCCCGACAGGGCCGACTGCAGCACGCGCAGGATGGTGATCCGCCCGACGTAGGGGTCCGACAGGGTCTTGACGACGTAGGCGGCCGCGGGGCCGTCACCGTCGACCCGGGCGCCGCGGTCGGTGGGCGAGGGGCACTCCTCCACCAGGAAGTCGGCGAGCAGGCGCACGCCGATGCCGTTCTCGGCCGAGGCGCACAGCACCGGGAAGAACCCGCCGGTGGCGATGCCCCGCGCGAAGCAGCGGGCCAGCTCCTTGGTCCCGGGTACGTCGCCGTCCAGGTAGCGCACCAGCAGGTCGTCGTCCTGCTCGACGATGGCCTCGACGAGCAGCTCCCGGTTGCGGGCGGCCTGCTCGCTGCGCTCCTCCGGGACGGGCACCGGCGTGCGCCGCCCGTCGATGCGCTGGACGGCGGTGCCGTGCAGCAGGTCGATGACGCCGGTGAAGTCGGTGCCCACGCCGATCGGCATGTGCACCGGGGCCAGCGGCTTGCCGTACCGCTCCCGCAGGGCGTCGATGTGGACCTGGTAGGCGGCATTGGGCTTGTCGAGCTTGTTGAGCAGCACCAACCGCGGGAGCCCCACCCGCTCGCAGACCTCCCAGAGCTGGTCGTGCTGTGACTGGATCCCGGTCGTGGCATCGACGACGAAGAGGGCGGCGTCCACCGCGGGCAACGCGGGGAAGGCGTCGCCGAACGCGTCGGGGCTGCCCGGGGTGTCGAGGATGTTCAGGCGATGGCCCCGCCAGGCCACGGTCACGATGCCCAAGCCGAGGGAGTGGCCCCGCTCGCGCTCCTCGGGGGTGGCGTCCAGGATCCGCGCCCGGTCCTTGCCGTCGTCCCCCACGGCGGCGAGGCCCTCTGCGAGCCTGGTCTTGCCGGCGCCGCCGTGGCCGACGAGCACGATGTTGCGGATGCGCTCGGCCGGTGTCTCGTCGCTCACGCAGCCTCCTCGGCTCGCCCCGCTCGTCTGCGCGCTCATCGCATGCTACGGGGCGACAGCGGCCTTGAGTAGGGGCAACGTCATCGTGTCCGCGTCGGAGTAGCGTGCGAGCGGCCATTGCTGACGGTCCCGCGACCAGGGACACCCCCGGATGGAGAGCCATTGTCATCCCTGACCATCCTCGCGACCGGGGAGCCGGTGGCGCTCGCCGACTGCCGCGCCGTCGCCTGGTCCGGCACGACCCTGTACGCCGCGCCTGACGGGCGCTGGCTGGCGCCGGCCTTCCGCGGCACCGCCGTGGCGGTCGCCTCCGGCGACCTGCCGGATGCCGACGACGAGGACGCCGCCGCCGACCTGATCCTCACGTGGGTCGAAGCCGTCCGCGCGCACGACTGGAGCGACCTGCGCGGCTCGCGCATCGAGGATGACGGGGATTGGGTCGACCTGCGCGCGGCAATGGTGCGGGTGGGGTGGGGCCCCACCGGTGCGCAGGCCGCGTGGGAGGCCTGCCGCGACCGTCCCTACAGCCGGGCCCTGCCGACCGCCGCGGGGTGGGCGGGCGGCGGGTGGGTCGTACCCGCCGACGCGACCAGCGCCCCTGCTCCGGCCTTCGCCCGCCCGGTGCTCGAGGCCCGAGGCCTGCTGCGATGGACCTACATCGATCGCTGGGCCACCCCGCCGCCGCTACCCGACACCGCGCTGCCCATCGAGCCGGACCCCGGCGACCTCGGGTGGGCTGACGTCCTCTCCCGGCTGCGTCAGGACCACCACACCGGTGAGTCGCTGGAGGAGTGCGTCCAGGTGGCGGTCGAGGTGCTGGGACGGGCCGGGCTCGGTCCCCGCAGCGCCATCGAGGCCGAGGACGAGCCGTTGCCCGACGCCGACGTCACCCCCGCCACGACCCACGCCAGTGCCCTCGTGCGCGCCGCGGCGTGGTTCCTCCTGCGCGAGGAGGCCGACGCCTGGCTCGCCTGCTCCTACGGGGAGTGCCAGCACCACTGGGCCGTGGAGGCCGAGGAGGACGCCTACGAGCTCGACGAGGTGCTGGAGCTCGCCGGCTACGGGGTCGCCAACCCCGTCGACGCCGCCTATCAGCGCCGGCGCCTGCTCACCCAGGCGTTCGGCGACGTCAACGACGTCCCCCTCGCCGGCGCCGGTGACGTCGAGACGTTCGTGAGCTTCTACGAGTCCTGGGTCGCCGCCGGCCGCGTCGAGGAGGACTTCCAGCGCGCCGTCGAGGACCTGCGCGGCGGGCCCTGAGCACCGCGGTCAAGGATCGGTGCATCGGACAGGTAGCTGACGCTTGTGCCCACGGGCCGGGTCTGGGAGTATGCG
It contains:
- a CDS encoding elongation factor G, which gives rise to MSDETPAERIRNIVLVGHGGAGKTRLAEGLAAVGDDGKDRARILDATPEERERGHSLGLGIVTVAWRGHRLNILDTPGSPDAFGDAFPALPAVDAALFVVDATTGIQSQHDQLWEVCERVGLPRLVLLNKLDKPNAAYQVHIDALRERYGKPLAPVHMPIGVGTDFTGVIDLLHGTAVQRIDGRRTPVPVPEERSEQAARNRELLVEAIVEQDDDLLVRYLDGDVPGTKELARCFARGIATGGFFPVLCASAENGIGVRLLADFLVEECPSPTDRGARVDGDGPAAAYVVKTLSDPYVGRITILRVLQSALSGDDTLTVARTGEKVRVRQLFTLQGREQTPVAGAVAGDIVAVAKLEDVATGDVLAAGAPVSVTTVATPEPYHRVAVEPASAGDEDKLSTALARAADEDPSLRIERDDETGQLLVRAYGPLHVAVALTRMERKFGVRVREVPVRIAYRETLRGPGAGLGKHVKQSGGHGQYGIARVEVEPLARGGGFEFEDRIVGGVIPRQFISSVEKGVLDTTARGVLAGYPVVDVRVRLVDGKHHSVDSSDMAFQVAGALAFREAAQDAGLCLLEPIMDVEVTIPNELTGDVMGDLSARRGRIQGTEAVSATRTAVRALVPQAELGAFVPELRSLTSGTGTVALRYDHHDELPEHLAQRVVGEATGED